From the Thermoanaerobaculia bacterium genome, one window contains:
- a CDS encoding carotenoid 1,2-hydratase gives MRTPRRLIVALLLCVIAVTALAVALERRARRPAKISAELDVAEALGGGLGKDDERFARATAPREFVFPADHGAHDGFRTEWWYVTGNLFAADGRAFGVQLTFFRNALIPEVPDVAEVAEAAIPAASPSRWRSAHVWMAHFALSDSAAGTFRYAERFAREAIGLAGGTAPPYGSFRVALEDWSIGSTAPSAADFSPLRLRAREDGFAVDLALEAGKPPVLQGERGLSQKGPEPGNASYYYSMTRLPTRGTVSVDGETIAVTGEAWLDREWSTSALGPDLAGWDWFALQLGDGRELMFYRLRRKDGAADPWSRGSLVAADGTSRSLAATEVGLEVLSTWRSPTGATYPANWRLTVPGEALDLVLTPRVAGQELAVTVRYWEGAVAVKGTSRGNPLAGHGFVEMTGYSPNPPR, from the coding sequence ATGCGCACCCCGCGCCGTCTCATTGTCGCCCTGCTGCTCTGCGTCATCGCAGTGACGGCCCTGGCGGTCGCGCTCGAGCGCCGCGCCCGCCGGCCGGCGAAGATCTCCGCCGAGCTCGACGTCGCCGAGGCGTTGGGCGGCGGACTCGGCAAGGACGACGAGCGCTTCGCGCGCGCCACCGCACCGCGCGAGTTCGTCTTCCCCGCCGATCACGGTGCCCACGACGGCTTTCGCACCGAGTGGTGGTACGTCACCGGCAACCTCTTCGCCGCCGACGGCCGGGCCTTCGGCGTCCAGCTGACCTTCTTCCGCAACGCGCTGATCCCAGAAGTCCCGGACGTCGCAGAGGTCGCCGAAGCCGCGATTCCCGCAGCGAGCCCGTCGCGCTGGCGGAGTGCCCACGTCTGGATGGCGCACTTCGCGCTCTCCGATTCCGCGGCGGGCACCTTCCGGTACGCTGAACGCTTCGCGCGCGAAGCCATCGGCCTCGCCGGCGGCACCGCCCCCCCGTACGGGTCCTTTCGCGTCGCCCTCGAGGACTGGTCGATCGGTTCGACCGCCCCCTCCGCAGCCGATTTCTCGCCCTTGCGCCTGCGGGCGAGGGAGGACGGCTTCGCGGTCGACCTGGCGCTCGAAGCCGGCAAGCCGCCGGTCCTCCAGGGCGAACGGGGCCTCTCGCAGAAAGGTCCGGAACCCGGCAACGCCTCCTACTACTACTCGATGACCCGGCTGCCGACGCGCGGCACGGTGAGCGTCGACGGCGAGACGATCGCGGTGACCGGCGAAGCCTGGCTCGACCGCGAGTGGTCGACCAGCGCCCTCGGACCCGACCTCGCCGGCTGGGACTGGTTCGCCCTGCAGCTCGGCGACGGCCGCGAGCTGATGTTCTACCGCCTGCGAAGGAAGGACGGCGCCGCCGATCCGTGGAGCCGCGGCAGCCTCGTCGCCGCCGACGGCACGTCGCGCAGTCTCGCCGCGACCGAGGTCGGGCTCGAAGTCCTCTCGACCTGGCGCAGCCCGACCGGCGCCACCTACCCCGCGAACTGGCGCCTGACCGTCCCCGGCGAGGCCCTCGACCTCGTGCTCACCCCAAGGGTTGCCGGCCAGGAGCTCGCCGTCACCGTCCGCTACTGGGAAGGAGCGGTCGCGGTGAAAGGAACGAGTCGCGGGAACCCCCTCGCCGGCCACGGCTTCGTGGAGATGACCGGGTAC